From the genome of Spinacia oleracea cultivar Varoflay chromosome 2, BTI_SOV_V1, whole genome shotgun sequence, one region includes:
- the LOC110786688 gene encoding cytochrome P450 78A6, with amino-acid sequence MSSQVDSLWLFALASKSNHLTITNIITSIFLFVLTWLAMSLFYWAHQGGPAWGKYSWTHFSHWAKKPIHGPRGWPIFGSVGLKMGLAHHKIAAMAKLYNCEKLMAFSVGDTRMIVTCNVDVAKEILNSPVFVDRPDQESAYGLMFNRSIGFAPYGSYWRTLRRISGTHMFSPKQIKAYESQRNDIVCQMVENLRDQNGAFQVRETLRWASLGNMMGSVFGERNMKNVELKAMVEEGYDLLGIFNFGDHLSWLADFDFQRIRFRCSELVPKVNHFVGRVIEEHRSNPAQVTRDFVDVLLSLQHPDKLSDSDMIAVLWEMIFRGTDSIAVLIEWILARLVIHPHIQSRLHDELDNVVGRSRAVTESDLSSLVYLTAVIKEVLRVHPPGPLLSWSRLSIQDSLVDGCHVPAGTTAAVNMWAIARDSDVWADPLKFEPNRFLGSGPNAEFSVLGSDLRLAPFGSGRRSCPGKVLGLTTVSFWVASLVHEFEWVTSLGGEVDLSEELKLSCEMAHPLSVEVRPRRTTKA; translated from the exons ATGAGCTCACAAGTAGACTCACTTTGGCTCTTTGCCTTAGCCTCCAAGTCAAACCATTTAACCATCACCAACATTATTACCTCCATTTTTCTCTTTGTCTTAACATGGCTAGCCATGAGCTTGTTTTATTGGGCCCACCAAGGTGGTCCCGCCTGGGGCAAGTATTCTTGGACTCACTTCTCTCATTGGGCTAAAAAGCCCATCCATGGTCCACGTGGCTGGCCCATATTTGGAAGTGTAGGCCTTAAGATGGGCCTAGCCCATCATAAGATTGCCGCAATGGCAAAACTATACAATTGTGAGAAACTCATGGCCTTTAGCGTAGGTGACACTCGTATGATTGTAACATGTAACGTTGATGTAGCCAAGGAGATCTTGAACAGTCCGGTCTTTGTAGACCGGCCTGATCAAGAATCCGCCTATGGTTTAATGTTCAACCGATCAATTGGGTTTGCCCCATATGGGTCCTATTGGCGGACCCTCCGCCGAATTTCCGGGACCCATATGTTTAGCCCAAAACAAATCAAAGCCTATGAATCCCAAAGAAATGACATAGTTTGCCAAATGGTAGAAAACCTAAGGGACCAAAACGGTGCGTTTCAAGTGAGAGAAACGCTAAGATGGGCCTCATTGGGTAACATGATGGGCTCAGTGTTTGGAGAGAGAAATATGAAGAATGTAGAATTGAAGGCTATGGTTGAGGAAGGCTATGATTTGCTTGGGATTTTTAACTTTGGTGATCATCTTTCTTGGCTCGCTGACTTTGACTTTCAAAGAATCCGGTTTAGGTGCTCAGAACTTGTCCCTAAAGTCAACCACTTTGTGGGCCGAGTTATTGAAGAGCATCGGTCCAACCCGGCCCAAGTGACCCGAGACTTTGTTGACGTTTTGTTGTCACTTCAACACCCGGATAAGCTTTCAGATTCTGACATGATCGCCGTTCTTTGG GAAATGATATTCAGAGGAACCGATTCCATAGCGGTGTTGATAGAATGGATTCTTGCAAGATTAGTGATTCATCCTCATATTCAATCAAGGCTTCATGATGAGCTGGACAACGTAGTAGGGAGGTCACGTGCGGTTACTGAATCTGATCTTTCATCATTGGTCTACTTGACGGCTGTGATCAAAGAAGTACTCAGGGTCCACCCACCGGGCCCACTTCTCTCATGGTCTCGCCTTTCTATTCAGGATTCTTTGGTTGATGGATGTCACGTGCCTGCGGGGACCACAGCTGCCGTTAACATGTGGGCCATAGCAAGGGATTCGGATGTGTGGGCTGACCCACTTAAATTTGAGCCCAATAGGTTTTTGGGGTCAGGGCCCAATGCTGAGTTCTCGGTGCTCGGTTCGGACCTCCGATTAGCTCCTTTCGGATCAGGCAGGCGGTCGTGCCCAGGGAAGGTGTTAGGGTTAACCACAGTCAGCTTTTGGGTGGCATCATTGGTACATGAGTTTGAGTGGGTGACGTCATTGGGTGGTGAGGTGGATTTGTCCGAGGAGTTAAAACTCTCATGTGAAATGGCACATCCTCTTTCGGTGGAAGTGAGGCCACGAAGAACAACAAAAGCATAG